From the Streptomyces sp. KMM 9044 genome, one window contains:
- a CDS encoding DUF456 domain-containing protein — MGAWDLLLTGLVILFGLCGVLLPGVPGSWLVWAAILWWALKDPRPVTWWVLVGATVALLLSQVVRWTLPPRRLRAGGIDGRVLAYAGAGALLGFLLVPVLGAVPGFVAGIYACERVRLGRRGEAVTATRTAMRSGGWSVLTELFTCLLITAAWLVTVVWR, encoded by the coding sequence ATGGGAGCGTGGGATCTCCTGCTGACCGGACTGGTGATCCTGTTCGGCCTGTGCGGAGTACTGCTGCCCGGGGTGCCGGGGTCGTGGCTGGTGTGGGCCGCGATCCTGTGGTGGGCGCTGAAGGACCCGCGGCCCGTGACGTGGTGGGTACTGGTCGGCGCGACGGTCGCCTTGCTCCTGTCCCAGGTGGTCCGCTGGACCCTGCCGCCCCGCCGGCTCCGGGCCGGCGGCATCGACGGCCGGGTGCTGGCGTACGCGGGCGCGGGGGCGCTCCTGGGCTTCCTCCTGGTGCCCGTCCTGGGCGCGGTCCCGGGTTTCGTGGCCGGGATCTACGCCTGCGAGCGGGTCCGCCTGGGCCGCCGCGGCGAAGCGGTGACGGCGACCCGTACGGCGATGCGCTCGGGCGGCTGGAGCGTGCTGACCGAACTGTTCACCTGCCTGCTGATCACGGCGGCATGGCTCGTCACGGTCGTCTGGCGATGA
- a CDS encoding methylated-DNA--[protein]-cysteine S-methyltransferase, whose protein sequence is MVDTGTGTGTGAGTDTYWTGVDSPLGKLLLTAGPDGALTSLSVPGQKGGRSVREAWRQDPGPFRAAEEQLAAYFAGELEDFRLPLHTAGTPFRERVWAALGDIPYGATVSYGEIAARIGASRAAVRAVGGAIGANPLLIVCPCHRVIGADGRLTGYAGGLDRKIHLLTHEGALRP, encoded by the coding sequence ATGGTCGACACGGGCACGGGCACGGGCACGGGCGCAGGTACGGACACGTACTGGACCGGTGTCGACAGCCCCCTCGGGAAACTGCTCCTCACCGCAGGTCCGGACGGGGCGCTGACCTCGCTCTCCGTGCCCGGGCAGAAGGGCGGGCGCAGTGTGCGGGAGGCCTGGCGGCAGGACCCGGGCCCGTTCCGTGCGGCCGAGGAGCAGCTCGCCGCGTACTTCGCCGGTGAGCTCGAGGACTTCCGGCTGCCGCTGCACACCGCCGGCACCCCCTTCCGGGAGAGGGTCTGGGCCGCGCTCGGTGACATCCCCTACGGGGCGACCGTGTCGTACGGTGAGATCGCCGCGCGGATCGGCGCCTCCAGGGCCGCCGTACGGGCCGTCGGCGGGGCGATCGGCGCGAACCCGCTGCTGATCGTGTGCCCCTGCCACCGGGTGATCGGCGCCGACGGGAGGCTGACCGGATACGCGGGCGGCCTGGACCGCAAGATCCACCTGCTCACCCACGAGGGAGCACTGCGGCCGTAG
- a CDS encoding DNA-3-methyladenine glycosylase 2 family protein produces MDEDSRYEAVRSRDGRFDGAFFFAVGTTGIYCRPSCPAVTPKRRNVRFFPTAAAAQGAGFRACRRCRPDAVPGSAEWNVRADVVGRAVRLIADGVVDREGVAGLAARLGYSARQVQRQLTGELGAGPVVLARAQRAHTARVLLQTTTLPVTGIAFAAGFASVRQFNETVRAVYAATPGELRAAAPRAGRAGHRTATPTAGIPLRLAHRGPYQPGPVFDLLEREAVPGVEDVTGTPGTRTYRRTLRLPYGTGTTAVDEHPGAARPGSGARPGGWLDARIHLTDLRDLATAVQRLRRLFDLDADPYAVDERLGADARLAPLVAARPGLRSPGAADPAELAVRALVGRGEATRLVQRYGKTLDAPCGTLTHLFPEPSVLADAEPRGPLGALTAALADGAVRLDPGADRDEAAGALTGVPGLDVRTIAEIRTRALGDPDVALPGPDLPDSWRPWRSYALNHLRAAGELEYP; encoded by the coding sequence ATGGACGAGGACAGCAGGTACGAGGCGGTGCGCAGCCGGGACGGGCGGTTCGACGGGGCGTTCTTCTTCGCCGTCGGGACCACCGGGATCTACTGTCGTCCCAGCTGCCCCGCGGTCACGCCCAAGCGACGCAACGTGCGGTTCTTCCCGACCGCCGCCGCCGCGCAGGGCGCGGGGTTCCGCGCCTGCCGGCGGTGCCGTCCGGACGCCGTTCCCGGCTCCGCCGAGTGGAACGTACGCGCCGACGTCGTGGGCCGGGCCGTGCGGCTGATCGCCGACGGCGTCGTCGACCGCGAAGGCGTCGCCGGACTGGCCGCACGGCTCGGCTACAGCGCCCGCCAGGTGCAGCGCCAGCTCACCGGCGAACTCGGCGCCGGGCCCGTCGTGCTCGCCCGGGCGCAGCGCGCGCACACCGCGCGCGTGCTCCTCCAGACCACCACGCTCCCGGTCACCGGGATCGCCTTCGCCGCCGGGTTCGCCAGCGTGCGGCAGTTCAACGAGACCGTCCGGGCCGTGTACGCGGCCACCCCCGGTGAGCTGCGTGCCGCCGCGCCACGTGCCGGCCGGGCCGGCCACCGCACCGCCACCCCGACCGCCGGTATCCCCCTGCGCCTCGCCCACCGCGGCCCGTACCAGCCCGGACCCGTCTTCGACCTGCTGGAGCGCGAGGCCGTCCCGGGCGTCGAGGACGTCACCGGCACCCCGGGCACCCGCACCTACCGGCGCACCCTCCGGCTTCCGTACGGCACCGGCACCACCGCCGTCGACGAACACCCCGGCGCCGCCCGCCCCGGCTCCGGCGCCCGCCCCGGCGGCTGGCTCGACGCCCGGATCCACCTCACCGACCTCCGCGACCTGGCCACCGCCGTACAGCGGCTGCGCCGCCTGTTCGACCTGGACGCGGACCCGTACGCCGTCGACGAACGGCTCGGCGCCGACGCGCGGCTCGCCCCGCTGGTCGCCGCCCGGCCGGGACTGCGCTCACCGGGCGCCGCCGACCCCGCCGAACTCGCCGTACGGGCCCTGGTGGGGCGTGGCGAGGCCACACGGCTGGTCCAGCGGTACGGCAAGACGCTCGACGCCCCCTGCGGCACCCTCACCCACCTCTTCCCCGAACCGTCCGTCCTCGCCGACGCCGAACCCCGAGGCCCCCTGGGCGCGCTCACCGCCGCCCTCGCCGACGGCGCCGTACGGCTCGACCCCGGCGCCGACCGGGACGAGGCCGCGGGCGCCCTGACCGGCGTTCCGGGCCTGGACGTCCGTACCATCGCCGAGATCCGCACCCGTGCGCTCGGCGACCCGGACGTGGCCCTGCCCGGTCCCGACCTGCCCGACAGCTGGCGCCCCTGGCGCTCATACGCCCTGAACCACCTGCGCGCGGCAGGGGAGTTGGAGTACCCGTGA
- the rsgA gene encoding ribosome small subunit-dependent GTPase A, with protein MNFSFSLPASSRALAPFGWDDEWEAAFSSYGAQGLLPGRVVRVDRGQCDVVTPDGSLRADTAFVTPHDPLRVVCTGDWVAVEPDGNPRYVRTCLPRRTAFVRSTSSKRSEGQVLAANVDHAVIAVSLAVELDLARIERFLALAWESGAQPVVVLTKADLVPDAVTLAHLVQDVETSAPGVPVLAVSAQDGEGLDVLTAIAAGGTSVLIGQSGAGKSTLANALLVEDVMDVRATRDVDGKGRHTTTTRNLLALPGGGVLIDTPGLRGVGLWDAGSGVGQVFSEIEEFAEGCRFHDCAHESEPGCAVIEAIETGALPERRLESYRKLLRENRRIVAKTDARLRAEIRKDWKRKGAIGRAAMEAKRGGDSHRR; from the coding sequence TTGAACTTCTCCTTTTCTCTTCCGGCTTCTTCGCGTGCTCTCGCCCCCTTCGGCTGGGACGACGAGTGGGAGGCCGCGTTCTCCTCGTACGGTGCGCAGGGGCTGCTGCCCGGCCGTGTGGTGCGGGTCGACCGCGGCCAGTGTGACGTCGTCACCCCCGACGGGTCCCTGCGCGCCGACACCGCCTTCGTGACCCCGCACGATCCCCTGCGGGTCGTGTGCACGGGCGACTGGGTCGCCGTCGAACCGGACGGCAACCCGCGTTACGTACGGACGTGCCTTCCGCGGCGTACCGCCTTCGTGCGGTCCACCTCGTCCAAGCGGTCCGAGGGGCAGGTCCTCGCTGCCAACGTGGACCACGCCGTCATCGCCGTCTCGCTCGCCGTCGAGCTGGACCTGGCCCGGATCGAGCGGTTCCTCGCGCTCGCCTGGGAGTCCGGGGCCCAGCCGGTGGTCGTGCTCACCAAGGCCGACCTCGTGCCGGACGCGGTGACGCTGGCGCACCTGGTCCAGGACGTGGAGACCAGCGCGCCCGGCGTGCCGGTACTGGCCGTCAGCGCGCAGGACGGGGAGGGGCTCGACGTTCTCACCGCCATCGCCGCCGGGGGTACGTCCGTCCTGATCGGCCAGTCCGGCGCAGGGAAGTCCACCCTCGCCAACGCGCTCCTCGTCGAGGATGTGATGGACGTACGGGCCACCCGTGACGTCGACGGCAAGGGTCGGCACACCACCACCACCCGCAACCTGCTCGCCCTGCCCGGCGGGGGCGTCCTCATCGACACCCCGGGCCTGCGGGGCGTCGGCCTCTGGGACGCCGGCAGCGGTGTCGGCCAGGTGTTCTCCGAGATCGAGGAGTTCGCCGAGGGCTGCCGCTTCCACGACTGCGCCCACGAGAGCGAGCCGGGCTGCGCCGTCATCGAGGCCATCGAGACCGGCGCCCTCCCGGAACGCCGCCTCGAGAGCTACCGCAAGCTGCTCCGCGAGAACCGGCGCATCGTCGCCAAGACCGACGCACGCCTCCGCGCCGAGATCCGCAAGGACTGGAAGCGGAAGGGGGCGATCGGCAGGGCCGCCATGGAGGCGAAGAGGGGCGGCGACAGCCACCGGCGGTAA